One Aegilops tauschii subsp. strangulata cultivar AL8/78 chromosome 7, Aet v6.0, whole genome shotgun sequence genomic window carries:
- the LOC109753189 gene encoding serine/threonine-protein kinase STY13, with translation MIEGARFHNMLGGAGIGGGRGKLENESNGFYDMPYYHKVGESSHMSVDSADNMNSMNYVGGSVAMSVDNSSVASNESRTVMLNHPGLRDVPTPNYSVCNSVIYPNKAAASVLKEDALARVLMDPTHPTEILTNYEAWTIDLGKLDMGAPFAQGAFGKLYRGTYNGEDVAIKLLEKPENDLERAQLMEQQFVQEVMMLSTLRHPNIVRFIGACRKSIVWCIITEYAKGGSVRQFLARRQTKSVPLRLAVKQALDVARGMAYVHALGFIHRDLKSDNLLISADKSIKIADFGVARIEVKTEGMTPETGTYRWMAPEMIQHRPYDHKVDVYSFGIVLWELMTGMLPFTNMTAVQAAFAVVNKNARPAIPQDCLPALSHIMTRCWDANPEVRPSFNEVVTMLEAAETDVVSNVRKARFRCCISEPMTTD, from the exons GCAACGGCTTCTACGACATGCCGTATTACCACAAGGTCGGGGAGAGCTCCCACATGTCGGTGGACAGCGCGGACAACATGAACTCGATGAACTATGTCGGCGGCTCGGTCGCCATGTCGGTGGATAACAGCAGCGTGGCCTCCAACGAGTCCCGCACCGTCATGCTCAACCACCCGGGCCTCCGTGACGTTCCCACACCGAACTATTCGGTTTGCAACAGCGTCATCTATCCCAACAAGGCTGCTGCCTCTGTTCTCAAGGAGGATGCGTTGGCTCGGGTTTTGATGGACCCCACTCATCCGACGGAGATACTCACTAACTATGAGGCGTGGACCATTGATCTGGGGAAGCTGGACATGGGGGCTCCTTTTGCTCAGGGGGCCTTTGGGAAGCTGTATCGGGGAACATACAATGGGGAAGATGTTGCCATTAAGCTGCTGGAGAAGCCTGAGAATGACCTAGAGAGAGCACAGTTGATGGAACAGCAGTTTGTGCAAGAAGTTATGATGCTTTCCACGTTGAGGCACCCAAATATCGTAAGGTTCATCGGGGCATGCAGGAAGTCGATTGTTTGGTGTATCATTACTGAATATGCAAAAGGTGGCTCTGTCAGGCAGTTCCTTGCCCGAAGGCAGACCAAGTCTGTGCCCCTGAGATTGGCAGTGAAACAAGCGCTTGATGTTGCCAGAGGAATGGCATATGTGCATGCCCTGGGATTTATTCACAGGGATCTGAAGTCAGATAATCTTCTAATTTCAGCAGACAAATCCATCAAGATTGCAGACTTTGGAGTTGCTCGAATTGAGGTAAAAACCGAGGGAATGACTCCAGAGACAGGAACCTACCGCTGGATGGCACC GGAGATGATCCAGCACAGGCCTTATGATCATAAGGTCGACGTGTATAGCTTTGGGATTGTGCTGTGGGAGCTCATGACCGGCATGCTCCCCTTCACAAACATGACAGCGGTTCAGGCGGCTTTTGCTGTGGTGAACAAGAACGCTCGTCCTGCGATCCCACAAGATTGCCTGCCCGCTCTAAGCCATATCATGACCCGTTGCTGGGATGCAAACCCTGAAGTCCGCCCATCATTCAACGAGGTCGTGACCATGCTCGAGGCTGCTGAAACGGACGTTGTCAGCAATGTCCGTAAGGCACGGTTCCGCTGCTGCATCTCCGAGCCCATGACCACCGACTGA